CGCGAAAGCTCTCCTGGGCGTCGCGCAGTAGGTCTGCCGCCGCCACCGGCCGCAGCGCGAATTCCTGCTCGCCCGACTCCACCCGCGCCAGGGTGAGCAGGTCTTCGGTCAGCCGCGACATGCGGGTGGCGTTCTTGCGGATGATCTCCAGGAAATCGCGGGCGGCGGCGCTGTCGGCGGTTCCACCCTCCAGCAGGGTCTCGGCATAACCCTGGATCGAGGTCAGGGGGGTGCGCAGTTCGTGGGAGACGTTGGCGATGAAGTCCCGCCGCGTCTTCTCCACGCGCTCGATCTCGGTGAGGTCGTGCACCACCGCCACCGCGCCGCCCCCGGGCATGGGCGCCGCCGTCACCTGGAAGCTGCGGCCGGGGAGCAGGGAACTGGCGCGCGCGCTGCGCACCTCGCTCCGCCCCAGTACCTCTTCGATGCAGGCCAGGAAGTCGGGATCGCGCACCGTGGTCACCAGGGGTGAGCGCGGGCTGACCCGGGCCAGCTCGTGCATGCGCCCGTTGGCCCAGAGCACGCGCCGCTCCGCGTCCACGGCCAGCACCGCTTCCTGCATGGAGTTGAGCACGGTTTCGAGCTGCTGGCGCGCCGTCTCCACCGCGGCAAAGCTCTCTTCCAGTCGGCGCGCGGTCTTGTCCAGAGCCGAGGCCACGTGCGCCACCTCGTCGGAAGAGGTTTCGGCGATGCGCGCGGTCAGGTCTCCGGAGGCCACCCGCTCCGCAAAGGTGACGATGCGCCGCAGCCGCAGCGAGATGGACTGCGCGATGCCCGCCGCCAGCAGAGTGGCGATCACCAGCGCCAGCCCCGAGGCCCACAGTAAGCGCACCCGCACGTGCCAGGTCAGCTCCTGGATGGAGGCCAGGGGATAGGCGAGGCGCACCGCCCCCCCGGGCACCGGCGCCGCCACGTACAGGAAGGGGATGCCCACGGTGTGGCTGGTGCGGGTGGCGCTGCCCATCTGCCCGTGCAGGGCGGCGATGAACTCGGGGCGGGTGGCGTGGTTCTCCATCTCCGCCGGGTTGGCGCGGGTGTCGGCCAGCACCTTGCCGGCGGAATCGATGATGGTAGCGCGCGCATCCGCCGCCTGCGCCGCCTGCTCCGCGATCTGCGGCAGCGGCCGCCGGTCGCGCTCGTGCTCCACCGTGGCGGCGAACAGGCGCACCTTCTGGCTCAGCGAGGTGTGGATCTCCTGGTAGAGCGAATCTTCCCAGGCGGAGCGCACGCTGAAGTCGAGGATCAGGGTGGCGGCCGCGATCACCAGCAGGAAGGCGCCCAGCAGCTTGAAGAAGATGCGAGTCCTCACTTGGGGACCTCGAAGCGATACCCGGCGCCGCGCACGGTGCGCAGATAGCGGGGCTGCTCCGGGTCGGGCTCGATCTTCTCACGCACCCGGCGAACGTACACGTCCACCGAGCGCGGGGTCACATAGTGAGTGTCGCGCCACACCGCGTCCAGCAACTGGTCGCGGGTGAAGACGCGGCCCGCGTGCCGCGCCAGATGATCGAGCAGGCGGAACTCGGTGGCGGTGGTGGGTACCAGCTTGCCCCGCACCCTCAGGGTCATGGCGCCTCCGTCCACCTCGATCTCGCCGACCTTGACCATGGAGGTGGGCAGCGGCTGTTCGAAGCGCCGCAGCACCGCCTTGACCCGGGCCACCAGCTCGCGCGGGCTGAAGGGCTTGGTGACGTAGTCGTCGGCGCCCAGCTCCAGCCCCACCACCCGGTCGGTCTCGCCGGTCTTGGCGGTCAGAAAGATGACGGGCGTGCCCGCCAGGTGCGTGGACTTGCGGATGCGGCGGCAGAGTTCCAAGCCGTCGCCTCCCGGCACCATGATGTCGAGCAGCATCAGCGCCGGGCGCTCGCGCTCCGCTTCCGCCAACACGTGGTGGGCGGAGCTGAAGGTCCGCACCCCGAAGCCCGCCGCTTCCAGGTGGTGGCGCACCAGGCGGGCGATGTCGGCGTCGTCCTCCATCACGAACAGAGTCTGTCTCACGCCGGGTATTGTAGCCGGTTGCGGCCGGCAAGCCAGGGAAAGCTGCCCGCCGGCCTAGTTTGGTTGTCCGGCGCCGGGCATGGTGGCCCCGGCCATGCGCGCGATCGAGATCTTGGTCTTGCCCTCGGAGGGCTCGATGGCCACCGTCACCATTCCCTTGGAGGTGTTGACCATGATGCTGTAGTGGTCGCCTTCCCCGCTGACCAGCATGGCCTTGGGATACTTCTTCTTGTAGAAGTCGGCGACCTGGGAAGGCGAGTCCGAGGTCAGAAAGTTGGCGCCCGCCACGGAGAACCCACCCAGGCTGACGGCGCCGCCACCCTTCTGGGGTTCCGCGCCGGGGTAGACTTCCACCTCCATCTCCTCCGCGATCTTGGTGGCGTCGCCGGCGGAAGCCGTGCCCGTGTTGACGTCTACCTTCATGTCGCCCAGCTTGGCCTGCTCCGCCTTCACCGCCTTGTAGCCCCGGTATCCGGCGTAGCCCACCACCGCGCCGACGATCACCACGAACAGAAGGAAGATGCCCAGGATGACCAGGATGACCTTGAGGGCGCCGCTGCCGCCCTTGGGCGCGGGCTGGGCGGTCTGGCCGGGTTGAGCCGCGGGAGCCGCCGGCGCCGCGCCCGCCATGAGCGCGCCACACTTGGGGCAGGCCCTGGCACCCGCGTCCACACCGGCTCCGCAAGACGTGCAGAACGCCATCGCGTCACCTCCGGGGAAGAGTCCCGCAAGAACGAGGAAAGATGTGTGCGCAGTATAGCGCAGATTTCCGGCCGCCACCTCGGGTCGGAAGGCGCCTAGCGCGCCAGCGTCGACAGGCCGCGAGTGAGGTAGTCCGCCATGCTCAGCGTCAGCAGGATGGCCAGCCAGAAGACGGCGGCAAAGACCACCACGGCCGTCAGACGCGGGCTGTATTTCAGGTGCATGAAGAACAGCACCACCAGGCTGGCCTTGAGCGAGGCGATCAGCAGCGCCGCCGCCGCATTCAGGCTGATGTCGTGCACTCCCGAAACCACGTGCAGGTTGAGGGTAGAGGCGTAGGCCGTGAGCCCGGTCAGGATCAGCAGCGCCGCCCAGATGGCGAAGTAAGTGCGCTTGGGAACGATGTGCTCAGCCGCCATAGCTCCTCACGGATGCCGGTCGATCAGGTAGAGCAGAGGGAACAGGTAGATCCACACGATGTCCACGAAGTGCCAGTAGAGCCCAGCCACCTCCACCGGGTTGTGATAGCCGGGGGTGTAGCGCCCCTGCCGGCCGTAATAAAGGATGGCGGCCACGATGCCCACGCCCACGATCATGTGCAGCGCGTGCAGCCCGGTCATGACGAAATAGAAGAAGAAGAAGAGCTGGGCGTTGCGAGGATCGGGATAGCCCGCCATGCTGGGCGCCTTCTCGTGGAACTGGAAGGCGGGCCCGGGCACGTGGTGGCGCTCGTACTCGTCGTGCCACTCGTAGCCCTTCACCCCCAGGAAGACCAGCCCCAGCAGCAGGGTGGCGCCCAGCAGCGCCACCATCGCGGT
The nucleotide sequence above comes from Terriglobales bacterium. Encoded proteins:
- a CDS encoding cytochrome c oxidase subunit 3 family protein, translated to MEVRPYGLQEQFDDPEQQREASSLGMWIFLVTEVMFFGGLFLGYLVYRVEYPVAFAAGSNSLLFWAGTLNTLVLIGSSLTMAMAVRSSQVGRKTAMVALLGATLLLGLVFLGVKGYEWHDEYERHHVPGPAFQFHEKAPSMAGYPDPRNAQLFFFFYFVMTGLHALHMIVGVGIVAAILYYGRQGRYTPGYHNPVEVAGLYWHFVDIVWIYLFPLLYLIDRHP
- a CDS encoding response regulator transcription factor — protein: MRQTLFVMEDDADIARLVRHHLEAAGFGVRTFSSAHHVLAEAERERPALMLLDIMVPGGDGLELCRRIRKSTHLAGTPVIFLTAKTGETDRVVGLELGADDYVTKPFSPRELVARVKAVLRRFEQPLPTSMVKVGEIEVDGGAMTLRVRGKLVPTTATEFRLLDHLARHAGRVFTRDQLLDAVWRDTHYVTPRSVDVYVRRVREKIEPDPEQPRYLRTVRGAGYRFEVPK
- a CDS encoding histidine kinase dimerization/phospho-acceptor domain-containing protein, translated to MRTRIFFKLLGAFLLVIAAATLILDFSVRSAWEDSLYQEIHTSLSQKVRLFAATVEHERDRRPLPQIAEQAAQAADARATIIDSAGKVLADTRANPAEMENHATRPEFIAALHGQMGSATRTSHTVGIPFLYVAAPVPGGAVRLAYPLASIQELTWHVRVRLLWASGLALVIATLLAAGIAQSISLRLRRIVTFAERVASGDLTARIAETSSDEVAHVASALDKTARRLEESFAAVETARQQLETVLNSMQEAVLAVDAERRVLWANGRMHELARVSPRSPLVTTVRDPDFLACIEEVLGRSEVRSARASSLLPGRSFQVTAAPMPGGGAVAVVHDLTEIERVEKTRRDFIANVSHELRTPLTSIQGYAETLLEGGTADSAAARDFLEIIRKNATRMSRLTEDLLTLARVESGEQEFALRPVAAADLLRDAQESFRAIARAAGVELSVEDTATREVAADIDALHQVFANLIDNALKYGASGGRVVLAARDSAGGVEFSVRDF
- a CDS encoding cytochrome C oxidase subunit IV family protein; this encodes MAAEHIVPKRTYFAIWAALLILTGLTAYASTLNLHVVSGVHDISLNAAAALLIASLKASLVVLFFMHLKYSPRLTAVVVFAAVFWLAILLTLSMADYLTRGLSTLAR